One segment of Candidatus Thorarchaeota archaeon DNA contains the following:
- a CDS encoding DEAD/DEAH box helicase, protein MPVLHCLKCGSKLNISQKGRIWTVRCSHCDAELKRKGGDLFDAYEAYSEAIKSGKIGGSTPKRKTWKRKSRSRSSRRRKKTGKERVQSLEEVQKLIKEGGAEIDELPRGLEDLARRGHDYLVTYRHMDETDAEYGCYIKDIKLPSRLKELLRKRGIERLYKFQELCYNLIMDGHDVVISAPTAQGKTEGFILPIMKKLLINIRDAVMNPGVRTLLVYPTKALARDQYEKISAMCDASGLSAAIFDGDVSQHKRRKIYSNPPDIMLTNPDILHYHLGWKRSRLVPLLETVDFVVLDEIHLYSGSMGANLFYILKRLALTCGDFQKIGASATIANPKEFAELIFDTNVKLVASESAKRGPIHFMMYYPGERSKYSMIVDIVDKLQQGDFKTLVFGNTHTEAELLNMLINDSGHKSMVHRAGLSKKYRNDVEEDFKSGDLPIIVSTPTLELGVDIGDLDSVVSMITSITRLTQRIGRAGRKGQESVAVLALRDNDPISSFYRHQPEKYFADIDAAYMEPENEVVGYFQLIAAAMSGKLNVSHFPGQEDILDELEQEGILSVIENGEVRVADYERARKEWRGYSIRGIGDTVQIKSGRKTIGRRSMPMAAQELHPGSIYLHGGDNYKSVEFRYTSGLGRARVVQIDEKNVYTKPLYVTMPRIVEINEHQDLLGMDVVYCDLKMKQTVDGYVKKETGSGDIIDVTQLQDPLVYTYKTKGFAFTAPEPDIAVDKYLSGEFRNAEGPKMGPADLYGGAFHALEHVVIESSDMLTGGSTREIGGVSMGDSGIIFVYDGCPGGNGASKLLFTRLQEALKRSETILNKCDCDTIDGCPLCTYSYQCGNNNSPLFKQGALESVRQVLAGTNTQVDTEGYRGYEPLV, encoded by the coding sequence CAAAACGGAAGACGTGGAAGAGAAAATCTCGCTCCCGCTCTTCTCGGCGGAGAAAGAAGACTGGTAAGGAGCGAGTACAGTCTCTTGAGGAAGTTCAGAAGCTGATCAAGGAAGGTGGGGCCGAGATTGATGAACTGCCCCGGGGGCTAGAAGACCTTGCCCGTCGTGGACATGACTATCTAGTAACTTATCGACACATGGACGAAACAGATGCTGAATATGGATGCTATATTAAGGATATCAAATTACCATCACGCCTCAAGGAGCTCTTGCGAAAAAGAGGGATAGAACGGCTCTATAAATTCCAAGAACTCTGCTACAATCTCATCATGGATGGACATGATGTTGTTATCTCTGCCCCTACTGCGCAGGGCAAAACGGAAGGCTTCATTCTTCCCATTATGAAGAAGCTCCTAATCAACATCCGTGATGCTGTCATGAATCCTGGTGTGAGAACACTACTTGTTTATCCTACGAAAGCCCTCGCAAGAGATCAATACGAGAAAATATCGGCCATGTGTGATGCATCCGGTTTATCGGCGGCTATTTTTGATGGTGATGTCTCACAACATAAGCGAAGGAAAATATACTCCAATCCCCCGGACATTATGCTGACAAACCCAGATATACTTCATTACCACTTGGGATGGAAACGGTCTAGATTAGTACCACTCCTGGAGACTGTTGATTTTGTCGTGCTTGATGAAATCCACCTATACTCTGGCTCAATGGGTGCGAACCTCTTCTACATCCTGAAGCGACTTGCACTTACCTGCGGAGATTTCCAGAAGATTGGTGCATCTGCAACAATCGCAAATCCCAAAGAGTTTGCTGAACTCATATTCGATACAAATGTCAAGCTTGTTGCATCAGAGAGTGCCAAACGCGGCCCGATACATTTCATGATGTATTATCCCGGGGAACGAAGCAAATACAGCATGATTGTTGATATTGTTGACAAGCTCCAGCAAGGTGATTTCAAGACGCTTGTATTTGGCAACACGCATACTGAAGCCGAGCTTCTCAATATGCTCATCAACGATAGCGGACACAAGTCGATGGTTCATAGAGCAGGCTTGTCGAAGAAATACCGAAATGATGTCGAGGAGGATTTCAAATCTGGCGACCTTCCGATTATCGTGTCAACTCCAACGCTTGAACTTGGGGTAGATATTGGGGACCTTGATTCCGTTGTTAGCATGATTACATCAATTACGAGATTGACTCAAAGAATCGGGCGGGCCGGGAGAAAAGGTCAAGAGAGTGTTGCAGTTCTGGCTCTTCGTGATAATGATCCAATTTCCTCGTTCTATAGACATCAGCCTGAGAAGTACTTTGCTGATATTGATGCAGCCTATATGGAGCCAGAAAATGAGGTCGTAGGCTATTTCCAGCTCATTGCTGCAGCTATGAGCGGCAAATTGAATGTTTCACATTTTCCTGGACAGGAGGATATACTCGATGAGTTGGAGCAGGAAGGCATTCTTTCTGTGATTGAGAATGGTGAAGTACGAGTTGCTGATTATGAGCGAGCGAGAAAGGAATGGAGGGGGTATAGCATACGCGGAATTGGCGATACAGTCCAGATCAAGTCTGGAAGGAAAACTATTGGCCGTCGTTCAATGCCAATGGCAGCACAAGAACTGCATCCAGGATCCATATACTTGCATGGGGGAGATAACTACAAGTCGGTGGAATTCCGTTACACCTCGGGTTTGGGCAGAGCCAGAGTAGTACAAATTGACGAGAAGAACGTCTACACTAAGCCATTGTATGTTACAATGCCCCGGATTGTCGAAATAAACGAGCATCAAGACTTGCTTGGAATGGATGTAGTGTACTGCGATCTCAAAATGAAACAAACAGTGGATGGCTATGTAAAGAAAGAAACTGGAAGTGGTGACATTATCGATGTGACCCAGTTACAAGATCCCTTGGTTTACACTTACAAGACGAAGGGCTTTGCTTTTACGGCACCAGAACCTGATATCGCAGTAGACAAGTACCTATCCGGGGAGTTTCGAAATGCTGAGGGCCCCAAAATGGGACCGGCAGACCTTTACGGTGGAGCTTTCCATGCATTGGAACATGTAGTGATAGAATCAAGCGATATGTTGACTGGCGGCAGTACAAGGGAGATTGGTGGCGTATCCATGGGTGATAGTGGCATCATATTCGTCTATGATGGTTGCCCGGGAGGGAATGGTGCCTCTAAGCTGTTGTTTACAAGACTTCAAGAGGCCTTAAAGCGGTCTGAAACCATCTTGAACAAGTGTGATTGTGATACTATCGATGGATGTCCCCTCTGTACGTACTCTTATCAATGCGGTAACAATAACAGTCCACTATTCAAACAGGGGGCTTTGGAAAGCGTCCGGCAGGTACTTGCCGGAACCAATACACAAGTGGATACCGAGGGCTATCGTGGATACGAACCCTTGGTCTAA
- a CDS encoding DUF5591 domain-containing protein: MNKFLVGEGHDGPARIGEFQAGKTRVELPALLASRRSKIRGFHHVSYSEENVKSLDSGILSLPFHKEIDMKSLEEHENMILLPSVPYSSDSISGMAQSLLERQRALATEWGRKIDPSRLVLRIPADASTSDLLTVVEDLHEEGIRSAAFLFNGNLGPRDFNALRFRAEMPSCWLTIALGKIQPWLVPLLYYFGIDAFDVEYAHLAALQKTRLWQMESEKIEEHIPLRFCPCDACTGIADFDNISGSQLEDALLRHNLNTYRKIKSRAVDALHREKLRWLVESFTHSSPAYAATLRRANKKLYNYLEEFTPTAGDATLNLIGSESYYAPTVQRFREFIISRYFPPDGKQLVLLLPCSARKPYSESRSHRRFERAIQAGLGRNRGALSEIILTSPLGVIPRELERAYPVAEYDIPVTGDWDQEELDIAADALTATLEKYNDSVVVVAHVSGGYADAVKAAESKISQSIIYSISDAHPTGQDSLTALSETLRDMQEVLNIKSREPTKFRDTLRATADYQFGADAGEVLIPEDADFRGRLYRTVVCEVDGEQVCTFVGSNGSLSLTNAGGRRLSELDAYWVRTGFDGSKLRGSSLFAIGIEEADNAIRPGDEVIVLDPDQRVIAVGKSEMSGREMCEFENGLAVHLRHKRG, encoded by the coding sequence GTGAACAAGTTCCTTGTAGGCGAAGGCCATGATGGGCCCGCCAGAATTGGCGAATTCCAAGCTGGAAAGACCCGTGTTGAACTTCCAGCGCTTCTTGCTTCCAGAAGGAGTAAGATACGCGGTTTCCACCATGTTAGTTATTCGGAAGAAAATGTGAAATCTTTGGATTCAGGGATTCTATCATTACCGTTTCACAAAGAAATCGATATGAAGTCTCTCGAAGAACACGAAAATATGATCTTGCTTCCCTCTGTGCCATACTCATCCGATTCAATTTCTGGTATGGCTCAATCTCTGCTAGAGCGTCAAAGAGCTTTGGCAACGGAATGGGGCAGAAAAATCGACCCGAGCCGTCTAGTTCTTCGAATACCTGCGGATGCGAGCACTAGTGACCTCTTGACTGTAGTTGAGGATCTTCATGAAGAAGGTATACGGTCTGCAGCATTTCTATTCAATGGGAATCTCGGTCCGAGGGATTTCAATGCGCTGCGATTTAGGGCTGAAATGCCTTCTTGCTGGCTCACAATTGCTCTTGGAAAAATTCAACCTTGGCTAGTACCTCTTCTATATTACTTCGGAATAGACGCCTTCGATGTTGAGTATGCACATCTAGCCGCACTTCAAAAAACCCGGCTCTGGCAAATGGAATCCGAAAAAATCGAAGAACATATTCCCTTGCGATTCTGTCCATGTGATGCGTGCACAGGAATTGCAGATTTTGATAACATAAGTGGCTCACAGCTTGAGGACGCGCTTCTGAGACACAATCTCAATACATACCGGAAGATTAAATCAAGGGCTGTTGATGCACTTCACAGAGAGAAGCTCAGGTGGCTTGTCGAGTCTTTTACGCACTCAAGTCCTGCTTATGCAGCTACGCTTAGACGGGCCAACAAAAAACTCTACAACTATCTCGAAGAGTTTACCCCGACTGCGGGGGATGCGACGCTGAATCTAATTGGTTCAGAATCGTATTACGCTCCCACAGTCCAACGTTTCAGGGAGTTTATCATTTCACGCTATTTCCCACCAGACGGAAAACAATTGGTGCTCCTATTGCCTTGTTCTGCTAGGAAGCCTTATTCGGAGTCTAGATCTCACAGAAGGTTTGAGCGAGCCATACAAGCAGGTTTGGGAAGGAATAGAGGAGCACTTTCTGAAATCATTCTAACGTCTCCTTTAGGTGTTATCCCTCGTGAGCTTGAACGAGCATATCCTGTTGCAGAGTATGATATTCCTGTGACAGGTGACTGGGACCAAGAAGAGCTCGATATTGCTGCAGATGCGCTTACTGCGACTCTTGAGAAATATAACGATTCAGTCGTTGTAGTTGCACATGTCTCTGGAGGATATGCTGATGCAGTGAAAGCGGCTGAGTCTAAGATTTCGCAGAGCATAATTTACTCCATTTCCGATGCACACCCCACAGGACAGGATTCTCTCACGGCCCTGAGTGAGACTCTACGTGACATGCAAGAGGTTCTGAATATCAAGTCTCGTGAACCAACCAAGTTCAGAGATACTCTTCGTGCGACTGCTGATTACCAATTTGGGGCTGATGCTGGAGAAGTACTCATCCCTGAGGATGCTGATTTTCGGGGGAGGTTGTATCGTACAGTTGTTTGTGAAGTAGACGGCGAGCAGGTTTGTACCTTTGTTGGTTCAAATGGCTCCCTCTCCTTAACTAATGCTGGTGGAAGGAGACTTTCGGAACTGGATGCTTACTGGGTTAGAACTGGCTTTGATGGTTCCAAGTTGCGAGGAAGCTCGCTTTTTGCTATTGGCATTGAAGAAGCTGATAACGCAATCCGGCCAGGGGATGAAGTTATAGTTCTTGACCCAGATCAACGAGTCATCGCTGTCGGAAAAAGCGAGATGTCAGGTCGTGAGATGTGCGAATTTGAAAATGGGTTGGCGGTGCATTTGAGACACAAGAGAGGCTAA
- a CDS encoding archaeosine biosynthesis radical SAM protein RaSEA, translating into MDRINELVTQAALEERERSLSKRRHSDPTQPAAAWVTRARIEGEIGYALSVVLATVGCSHARGPYGGCTMCSYLLDGSAEQISSSNVVKQFKKAILRLENREPPLSVKIYTSGSFLDIEEIPLEARGKILEIISEDDRVQEVVIETRPEFVQLSTLEEIKTKLAGRTVEIAIGLESSNDVIREVFINKGFTLQDFKDAVDSIHSSGLDIRSYVLIKPPFLTEKQALLDGIQSIKDAANMGASTVSVNPVAVQKDTVVERLWYRRDYRPPWLWTVSEVLRRAREDVNPDVRIICDPVAPGKRRGPHNCGECDDAFSKAINRFSLTQDAQSLVTLDCDCRNIWDHTLKHEELSLLVHGR; encoded by the coding sequence TTGGACAGGATAAATGAACTTGTGACGCAAGCTGCATTGGAAGAACGGGAACGATCCTTATCGAAGAGACGTCACTCAGATCCCACTCAACCTGCTGCAGCATGGGTTACACGAGCTAGAATTGAAGGTGAAATCGGATATGCGCTTTCTGTCGTTCTTGCGACCGTTGGCTGTTCTCATGCCCGAGGACCCTATGGCGGATGTACCATGTGCAGCTATTTGCTCGACGGATCTGCAGAGCAGATAAGCTCCAGTAACGTTGTCAAGCAATTCAAGAAAGCTATCTTGAGATTAGAAAATAGGGAACCTCCTCTTTCTGTAAAAATCTACACGAGTGGCAGTTTCCTTGACATCGAAGAAATCCCTCTAGAGGCTAGGGGGAAAATACTTGAAATAATCTCAGAAGATGACCGAGTACAAGAAGTCGTTATTGAAACACGACCAGAATTTGTTCAACTCTCCACTCTCGAGGAAATCAAGACGAAGCTTGCTGGAAGAACCGTCGAGATAGCAATTGGTCTTGAAAGCAGTAATGATGTTATACGAGAAGTTTTCATCAACAAGGGGTTCACTCTTCAGGATTTCAAAGATGCTGTTGATAGTATACATTCAAGCGGTCTTGACATTCGATCTTATGTCTTGATTAAGCCGCCGTTTCTCACTGAGAAACAAGCACTTTTGGACGGTATTCAGAGTATCAAAGACGCTGCTAATATGGGAGCAAGTACTGTTTCAGTCAATCCGGTGGCAGTTCAGAAAGACACTGTAGTTGAAAGGCTCTGGTATCGCCGAGATTATCGACCCCCATGGCTCTGGACTGTCTCCGAGGTATTGAGACGAGCAAGAGAGGATGTAAATCCTGATGTGCGAATAATCTGCGATCCTGTTGCTCCTGGAAAGAGAAGAGGCCCTCATAATTGTGGGGAGTGTGATGATGCTTTCTCGAAGGCGATTAACAGATTTTCATTAACCCAGGATGCTCAATCGCTAGTTACTCTTGATTGTGATTGTCGAAATATCTGGGATCACACACTCAAACATGAAGAGCTTTCGTTGCTGGTTCACGGCCGATGA
- the amrS gene encoding AmmeMemoRadiSam system radical SAM enzyme, whose amino-acid sequence MNVRIGDFDDRVIQKGMLQRKHQHGVQCLTCGHRCKIQEGKRGFCGTRANHNESIITLVYGNISSISNNRIEKKPIYHFAPGTRALTVGSWSCNATCGFCQNFRISKTEPTPENANFMAPNAFVKEAKKRGSQGTSVSLNEAATLMLEWNIEMFDAARREDLYNTIVTNGYMSRKTIDLMIDAGLDAANIDVKGCEGVKEECGIDVGLVWQNAIRMKEKGVHVELTTLMVPGLSNDLSCIKSIAKRIHDDLGTSTPWHLSRYFPAFEYDEPPTRIQDLLAAKEIGEENGLDYVYVGNVHSRDLQNTLCPSCGSLCYERSNMTSINKGVTEDGCCASCGTDLNFSALHGE is encoded by the coding sequence GTGAATGTCCGAATCGGGGACTTCGATGATAGAGTTATCCAGAAAGGAATGTTGCAGAGAAAGCACCAGCACGGTGTACAATGCCTAACCTGTGGGCATAGATGTAAGATACAGGAGGGAAAACGTGGATTTTGTGGAACCAGAGCAAACCACAACGAATCAATCATCACACTCGTTTATGGTAATATATCATCGATTAGCAACAACCGCATCGAGAAGAAGCCAATATACCATTTTGCCCCTGGTACGAGGGCACTAACCGTAGGCAGCTGGAGCTGTAACGCAACCTGCGGATTCTGTCAAAATTTCAGGATATCAAAAACAGAACCGACACCAGAAAATGCGAATTTCATGGCTCCTAATGCCTTTGTCAAAGAAGCAAAAAAACGAGGGTCACAGGGAACATCTGTCTCTCTAAATGAAGCTGCAACTCTCATGTTAGAATGGAACATAGAGATGTTTGACGCTGCAAGAAGAGAAGATCTCTACAATACCATTGTGACAAACGGTTACATGAGCAGAAAGACAATTGACTTGATGATAGATGCGGGACTTGATGCAGCGAATATAGATGTCAAAGGCTGTGAAGGTGTAAAAGAAGAATGTGGAATAGATGTAGGACTAGTGTGGCAAAATGCGATACGGATGAAAGAGAAAGGAGTTCATGTTGAACTGACCACCCTCATGGTCCCGGGGTTGAGTAATGACCTTTCCTGCATCAAGTCGATTGCAAAACGAATTCACGATGACTTGGGGACTTCTACTCCTTGGCATCTTAGCCGGTATTTTCCTGCTTTTGAATACGACGAGCCACCCACCAGAATCCAAGATTTGCTTGCTGCAAAGGAGATAGGCGAGGAAAATGGACTCGATTACGTATATGTTGGAAACGTGCACTCCCGAGACCTGCAAAATACACTATGCCCATCATGCGGTAGCCTATGCTATGAGCGATCCAATATGACATCCATAAACAAGGGAGTAACTGAAGACGGTTGTTGTGCCTCTTGCGGTACTGACCTCAATTTCTCAGCACTTCACGGTGAGTAG
- a CDS encoding ATP-binding protein: MKLDKSKLGEHFGKVGTGNQTHLGIMGTNRDIAVGEIFMVYSSRDDNERIFFFRVLGLENYLRQVENLSKVAGTLMVEGDSYLSGIERNMLLSVEGRLLGYAEQRGGKWAFNSPRRLPDHLADVYRPISGKSDPLVRDMLASQTGGEIYCGDLQVGESTLQVPVNMDAKYLPMHVGIFGATGAGKSNLMMVLIKSFIDANLRASRGSDGDTKLSAFCIDPHDEFASGVDDYGIQDIVENMDEHTRSTVFGDFYYLTTHLAATSREIRRYARELRILWSEIKPRDLYSIMDFTNQMAAFIDGQYSSSGESWIADILDMEEPPGGTTTATFRAVKRRLRFVERSPVFAKSGNSVLADIFESMETGKILVVNTSLMGDMEQFLLTTVVTRTLSDLRRALKSSGNLGDFQKQGAKRLPASFFKRVKKKAKSFYGVSGTSNEATVMDPKKLPVIQVTVEEAPSILNPELMRGRSVFKDISRQGRKFNIGLLVISQQVSVLDNVILSQMNTEINLRLGNEREIAACIDNASVNIDGFENEFRVMSRGEAILTASYREMPIPVKIPLFDDIYRRDKGNYKSNSENEPEEHII, from the coding sequence ATGAAATTGGATAAATCGAAACTCGGTGAGCATTTTGGCAAGGTTGGTACAGGCAACCAGACTCATTTGGGAATTATGGGAACAAATCGAGATATTGCCGTTGGCGAGATTTTCATGGTGTATTCCTCTCGTGATGATAACGAACGGATTTTCTTCTTCCGTGTGCTGGGGCTAGAAAACTACCTCAGACAAGTTGAGAACCTCTCCAAAGTAGCTGGAACTCTAATGGTCGAGGGTGACTCATATCTATCAGGCATTGAACGAAATATGCTACTTTCTGTTGAAGGTAGACTACTAGGGTATGCAGAACAGCGTGGAGGCAAATGGGCCTTTAATTCTCCTCGACGACTACCTGACCATCTCGCTGATGTCTATCGCCCTATATCGGGCAAGTCAGACCCATTGGTTCGAGATATGCTTGCATCACAAACAGGTGGAGAAATCTACTGTGGAGATTTACAGGTTGGGGAATCCACACTGCAGGTTCCAGTTAACATGGATGCCAAATATTTGCCAATGCACGTTGGCATTTTTGGTGCAACCGGAGCTGGAAAGAGTAACCTGATGATGGTCCTGATTAAATCGTTCATTGATGCGAATCTCCGGGCATCAAGAGGCAGCGACGGTGATACGAAGCTCTCCGCTTTCTGTATAGATCCTCATGATGAATTTGCCAGTGGGGTTGATGATTACGGAATACAAGACATAGTTGAGAATATGGATGAACACACCCGATCAACTGTTTTTGGAGATTTCTATTATCTAACAACCCACCTAGCTGCTACGAGCAGAGAAATACGCCGATACGCCAGAGAACTACGCATTTTGTGGAGCGAAATCAAGCCCAGAGATTTGTATTCTATAATGGACTTCACGAATCAAATGGCGGCATTTATTGATGGTCAATACTCCAGTTCTGGAGAGAGTTGGATTGCTGATATTCTTGATATGGAGGAACCTCCTGGTGGTACAACAACAGCGACGTTTCGTGCTGTAAAGAGGCGGCTTCGTTTCGTTGAACGTTCTCCAGTTTTTGCGAAATCGGGAAATTCCGTTCTAGCTGATATTTTCGAATCTATGGAAACTGGAAAGATTCTCGTTGTGAATACGAGTCTGATGGGAGATATGGAACAGTTTCTCTTGACTACAGTAGTGACTCGAACTCTTTCAGACCTTCGACGGGCACTGAAGAGCAGTGGTAACCTAGGAGACTTTCAAAAACAGGGTGCGAAGCGGCTGCCTGCTAGTTTCTTCAAGAGAGTCAAGAAAAAAGCCAAATCATTCTATGGTGTTAGCGGAACGAGCAATGAAGCCACAGTTATGGATCCGAAGAAGCTTCCTGTAATCCAAGTAACTGTGGAGGAGGCACCATCCATTCTGAATCCTGAGCTGATGCGTGGGCGTTCGGTTTTCAAAGATATCTCAAGACAGGGTCGGAAGTTCAACATTGGGTTGTTGGTTATCAGCCAACAGGTGAGTGTTCTGGATAATGTGATACTCAGTCAGATGAATACGGAAATCAATCTGAGATTGGGAAACGAACGCGAAATTGCCGCATGCATTGACAATGCCAGTGTCAACATCGATGGATTCGAGAACGAGTTCCGGGTAATGTCAAGGGGAGAAGCCATACTTACGGCTTCTTACAGAGAAATGCCGATTCCTGTAAAAATACCACTTTTTGATGACATCTATAGGCGTGACAAAGGAAATTACAAAAGCAACTCCGAAAATGAACCTGAAGAGCATATTATCTGA
- a CDS encoding metallophosphoesterase, with protein sequence MEARIAHISDTHLGTRFREGVKHNAWRVEMRSRLLEHDFYDRFEEIFNKIASLDPLPALIVHAGDLYDSPWENNPSQPPVVAQETALSVMKGFTEDTGVPILIIEGNHGLYRTLDVSLLNPLEMSIPGLDVATQMDLKKAFATGEPLVHSYDKLDVYCYPFLEYSVLEKSNNVANFNDWILTHQKPDSERLSVAVAHGMTLDRSLYEQMFSLGYDYLALGHDHHQHKHSDRAWYAGSPERWRFDETKHEKGFLVVDLKSDEMPKVQPHHLEFSRPVYNERIKIEKDDTIESLIEHVEGWLVDNGIRGDWNPDTAARVRLVFEGKSTKLSSMELNMAMETLRMRLLSQDSGYNIVQLVWSIRQEDMEHAKAAYPEIQSEYLIEDPETDFKNYLDTLELDESLDVNTLVAITVRALRTSVNPDKDKLVYDDLLEDGIE encoded by the coding sequence TTGGAAGCTAGAATAGCACATATCTCTGATACACATCTCGGCACAAGATTCCGAGAAGGTGTCAAACACAATGCTTGGCGTGTTGAGATGAGAAGCCGCCTCTTAGAACATGATTTTTACGATCGCTTCGAAGAGATCTTCAATAAAATAGCCAGCTTGGATCCCTTGCCTGCCCTCATCGTACATGCTGGAGACTTGTATGATTCACCATGGGAAAACAACCCATCACAACCTCCAGTAGTTGCTCAAGAAACCGCACTATCCGTCATGAAGGGATTCACAGAAGATACAGGAGTCCCTATCCTCATCATAGAAGGCAATCATGGTCTTTATCGTACATTAGATGTTTCTCTTCTGAATCCACTAGAGATGTCAATTCCTGGCCTAGATGTTGCTACTCAGATGGATTTGAAGAAAGCATTTGCCACTGGTGAACCCCTTGTTCATTCCTATGACAAGCTGGATGTCTACTGCTATCCCTTCCTTGAGTATTCAGTTCTTGAGAAGAGCAACAATGTAGCCAATTTCAACGATTGGATTCTTACTCATCAGAAACCTGATAGTGAGCGTCTTTCCGTTGCAGTTGCACATGGCATGACCTTGGACCGTTCTCTTTACGAACAGATGTTTAGTTTAGGATATGATTACCTTGCTCTTGGTCACGATCATCACCAACACAAACACTCGGATAGGGCTTGGTATGCTGGTTCACCTGAAAGATGGCGGTTTGATGAGACGAAGCACGAGAAGGGCTTCTTAGTTGTTGATTTGAAATCGGATGAAATGCCCAAGGTGCAACCCCATCATCTGGAGTTTTCACGTCCTGTTTACAATGAGAGAATCAAAATCGAGAAAGATGACACCATCGAATCCCTAATTGAACACGTGGAAGGCTGGCTAGTTGACAATGGAATCCGAGGTGATTGGAATCCTGATACAGCAGCGCGTGTGCGACTGGTATTCGAAGGCAAATCAACGAAGCTGAGCTCGATGGAGCTCAACATGGCCATGGAAACATTGCGAATGAGGCTTCTATCCCAAGATTCCGGTTACAATATCGTTCAGCTAGTGTGGAGCATAAGGCAAGAGGACATGGAACATGCAAAAGCTGCTTACCCTGAAATTCAAAGCGAGTATCTTATCGAGGATCCAGAAACTGATTTCAAGAATTATCTTGATACTTTAGAGCTTGACGAATCGCTAGATGTTAACACACTTGTTGCAATTACTGTACGAGCACTGAGGACTTCAGTCAATCCTGACAAAGACAAACTTGTTTATGACGATTTGCTGGAGGACGGAATAGAATGA